A single Phoenix dactylifera cultivar Barhee BC4 chromosome 1, palm_55x_up_171113_PBpolish2nd_filt_p, whole genome shotgun sequence DNA region contains:
- the LOC103706592 gene encoding heat shock protein 90-5, chloroplastic-like: MAPVLSRSPGTSSVSAFGFPSSPLVSNPPRAVSFRSSVLPQSLLARKGFPSAGLRWKLEKDSRMVVRCEAAVADKEAEEASGEKFEYQAEVSRLLDLIVHSLYSHKEVFLRELVSNASDALDKLRFLSVTDPSLLGDGGELEIRIKPDPDNGTITISDTGIGMTKEELIDCLGTIAQSGTSNFLKALKENKDVGADNGLIGQFGVGFYSAFLVADKVVVSTKNPRSDKQYVWEAVADSSSYVIREETDPEKLLKRGTQVTLHLRPDDKFEFAEPTKIQGLVKNYSQFVSFPIYTWLEKSRTVEVEEEEPPKEGEEEKPEGEKKSKKKTVTEKYWDWELANETKPIWMRNPKEVQKDEYNEFYKKTFNEFLDPLAHTHFTTEGEVEFRSVLYIPGMAPLNNEDIINPKTKNIRLYVKRVFISDDFDGELFPRYLSFVKGVVDSNDLPLNVSREILQESRIVRIMRKRLVRKTFDMIQEISESENKEDYKKFWENFGKLIKLGCIEDSGNHKRIAPLLRFYSSKNEEDMISLDQYVENMPENQKAIYYLAADSLKSAKTAPFLEKLVEKDIEVLYLVEPIDEVGIQNLQTYKEKKFVDISKEDLELGDEDDVKERENKQEYNLLCDWIKQQLGDKVAKVQVSKRLSSSPCVLVSGKFGWSANMERLMKAQTLGDTSSLEFMRGRRILEINPDHPIIKDLNAACKNDPSSDEAKRAIDLLYDTALISSGYTPDSPAELGGKIYEMMAIALGGRWGRLESEAATEEADAEASAESGSGENTEAEVVEPSEVRTEGDPWKD, encoded by the exons ATGGCGCCCGTATTGAGCCGGAGCCCGGGCACCTCCTCTGTCTCGGCCTTCGGTTTCCCTTCTTCCCCCTTGGTCTCCAATCCTCCGAGAGCTGTGTCGTTTAGAAGTTCGGTTTTGCCTCAATCCCTGCTTGCAAGGAAGGGGTTTCCTTCAGCTGGCTTGAGATGGAAACTGGAGAAGGACAGCCGGATGGTGGTCCGGTGTGAGGCGGCTGTTGCGgataaggaagcggaggagGCTTCTGGCGAGAAGTTTGAGTACCAGGCCGAG GTCAGCCGCCTATTGGATTTGATAGTTCATAGTTTGTACAGCCACAAAGAAGTGTTTCTTCGCGAGCTTGTAAG TAATGCAAGTGATGCACTGGATAAGCTGAGATTTTTAAGTGTGACTGATCCTTCTTTACTTGGTGATGGTGGTGAGTTGGAGATACGCATTAAGCCCGATCCAGACAATGGGACAATTACAATCAG TGATACTGGCATTGGAATGACCAAAGAAGAGCTTATCGATTGTCTTGGGACGATTGCGCAGAGTGGAACTTCCAACTTCTTAAAGGCTCTCAAG GAGAACAAGGATGTTGGGGCAGACAATGGTTTAATTGGTCAATTTGGTGTTGGATTCTATTCAGCTTTCCTGGTTGCAGACAAG GTTGTTGTATCAACAAAGAACCCTAGGTCAGATAAGCAGTATGTCTGGGAAGCAGTGGCTGACAGTAGCTCATATGTGATACGAGAAGAGACCGATCCTGAGAAGTTACTAAAGCGCGGAACACAAGTTACCCTCCATCTAAGA CCAGATGATAAGTTTGAGTTCGCAGAGCCCACGAAGATCCAGGGATTAGTTAAGAACTACTCACAGTTTGTGTCCTTCCCCATATACACTTGGCTGGAGAAATCAAGAACTGTAGAG GTGGAAGAAGAGGAACCTCCAAAAGAGGGTGAAGAAGAAAAACCAGAG GGTGAAAAGAAGAGCAAGAAGAAAACTGTTACTGAGAAGTATTGGGACTGGGAATTGGCAAATGAAACAAAGCCTATATGG ATGCGAAATCCAAAAGAAGTTCAGAAAGATGAATACAATGAATTCTATAAGAAGACATTCAATGAGTTCTTGGATCCTCTTGCACACACTCACTTCACCACAGAG GGGGAGGTGGAATTCAGGAGTGTTCTTTACATACCAGGAATGGCGCCTCTTAACAATGAAGACATAATAAATCCTAAGACAAAGAATATTCGCTTATATGTCAAACGTGTATTTATTTCAGATGATTTTGATGGTGAACTG TTCCCTCGATACTTGAGCTTTGTGAAGGGTGTAGTGGATTCGAATGATCTTCCTCTCAACGTTTCTCGCGAAATTCTTCAAGAAAGTCGAATT GTGAGAATTATGCGGAAAAGGCTTGTGAGAAAAACATTTGATATGATCCAAGAAATATCTGAAAGTGAAAACAAGGAG GATTACAAGAAGTTCTGGGAGAATTTTGGAAAGCTTATCAAACTTGGATGTATTGAGGACTCAGGAAATCACAAGCGCATTGCTCCTTTGTTGCGCTTCTATTCTTCTAAAAATGAGGAAGATATGATAAGCCTTGATCAGTATGTTGAGAACATGCCTGAGAACCAGAAGGCTATCTATTACTTGGCCGCAGACAGTTTGAAAAGTGCGAAAACTGCTCCATTTTTAGAGAAGCTAGTCGAGAAAGATATTGAA GTTCTATATCTGGTAGAGCCAATTGATGAGGTTGGTATTCAGAACCTGcagacctacaaagagaaaaagTTTGTCGATATCAGTAAGGAAGATCTAGAATTGG gtGATGAGGATGacgtgaaagaaagagaaaacaaaCAGGAGTACAATCTTTTATGTGACTGGATAAAGCAACAGCTAGGTGATAAGGTTGCTAAAGTCCAAGTCTCAAAGCGGCTCAGTTCTTCACCATGTGTTCTTGTTTCTGGCAAATTTGGATGGTCTGCAAACATGGAACG GCTCATGAAAGCTCAAACTCTTGGTGACACATCAAGCTTAGAAttcatgagaggaagaagaatcttAGAAATCAATCCAGATCATCCGATCATCAAAGACTTGAAC GCTGCCTGCAAGAATGACCCAAGCAGTGATGAAGCTAAGAGAGCCATTGATTTATTGTATGATACTGCCTTAATCTCCAGTGGATACACT CCCGACAGCCCAGCTGAGTTGGGGGGAAAGATTTATGAGATGATGGCAATTGCCCTTGGTGGAAGATGGGGTAGACTGGAATCTGAAGCAGCAACAGAAGAAGCTGATGCCGAAGCAAGTGCTGAATCAGGATCTGGTGAAAATACTGAGGCAGAGGTGGTTGAACCTTCGGAGGTGCGGACTGAGGGAGATCCATGGAAGGATTGA